The Corynebacterium auriscanis genome includes the window GATTCATCAATAGGCACGTTCGTATCGTTTTCACCGTGGATGAATAGCACAGGTGGAGTGATGTGTTCCGCCTTGTACAGCGGGGAAATCTCCATCAACAATTCCGCATCGTGCATGGGGTAGCCGTACTTCGGTGAAGCCGCGGAGGCCAACCACGGCTCGGTTGATTCGTAGTAGGTCTCAAAACTCGTCATGCCACAGGCATCGATAACACCGGCGAAGTGATCCGGGTAGCGGGACGCGGTAAGGACCGCCAAGTAACCGCCATAGCTTCGACCCCCAACGAAAACGCGGCCGGGGTGGGCCAGGTTGGCGTCGAGCAAAAAAGTAACTGTATCGGCAACGTCATCCATGGCAGCAAAGCGCCCGTAGCGATCGTCTGCGTGCGAAAAGGCGCGGCCGTGCCCCTTGCTGCCGCGGATGTTTGGGGTGAACACGGTGATGCCCGCGCTCACCAGCTGTGACAGGATGTCGTGGTTCACCGGGCGGGATTGGCCCTCCGGGCCGCCGTGCAGATGGACATATACCGGCCGCGCAGCATCCGGGGTGACCACCACATTGTCCTCGCCCTGGCTGGTTGCCGCGTTGTCTGCTTCCGGATTGCTCACCGCGGGGGCTGGATCCGGCATGTACAACCATCCCGACAGCTCCAACCCGTCACGGGCCACATAGTGGACCAATTCGGGTGTGGGTAACCGCCCGGCGCGGCTGCGCTCTTCCAAACGCGCTGAGCGGTCCGGGTCCAGTGGCTCCACGCGCCCGGCATCAACCTGCAGGATCTCCACCGTCGGAGGCAAGTTCGGCCCCTCCACTGTCAGTGCCAACAGGCCTCCGTCGTCCGTAATCGACAAACCAAAAGCCACCATGCCCGGCAACTCCACGGTGCGACGAACCTGCACGCGCTGAGCTTCCCCCAACATGAGCACTTCCAAGCTGGACACCCCATCGTTGTTCCACAACACCGCGGCAGTCGTCAGATCCTCGCTGATGACGAACTCATCCACATCGGATTCCGGGCCACTGATCAGGTCCTCTTGCTCCAGACAACGCGGCCGGCCGGTCTGCGGGTCCACCTCTACCACCAGGCGCAGGATCCGGCGGCGCTCCGCGTTGTGATCCGTGGCCACTAGCACCACAATCCGGTTCTCTCCCAGCGGCAGGATATGACCATCTTCGGTATTCGCACCCGGTTGCGGGCTTAACAGCGGCATCCATTGTCCCTCAGGAGTGACTAACAGCAGCTCGCGATTCCCTCGGGGACCAACGCGCATCAGGCAAAACCCGGCCTCGCTGGATACCAGCACGGCATCGCTGCGACGGTCCATCACCACATAGCGGGAATTCTCCGGGTCCACCAAACGCGCTTCGGACACCCCATCGGATGCCACTGCGTCCATTGCCAGGTACGTGCCATCCCACTCCACTAGGGTGGTTTTTGCATCGTGGGTATTGCGCAGTGCTTGGGCACCCGGCACCGCGGGATCGGTGGACACAGTGAAGGTCTCCAGTCGCTCCGAGCCCTTGGGTGAAACTTCACACGCAATCCACTTGCCATCGGGACTGTGCAGCACCCGTGTGACCGGCCCCTCCACCGGTAGCTGCACATGCCTTTCCTCCCCTAACTCCCCATTTTCCAAAGCCACTTGAACGGCATACGGGTAATCCCCATCGCGGACGATATACGCAATGGCATCTCCCGCCGGAGCGATCGAAGGTCTGGTGGTATGGCGCATAGCTTCGCAATGTTAGCAGGTCACAATATGCAGATCCGGTTCCGGTAGCCGTGCGAAATGCTCGTTTTCCTGCGCGGCCCACATCTGCCACCACGCCTCAGGATTGCCGTCGCGGTTGCGCACCCGAATCCTCCGAGTTTTTTCCGGCGCTTCCAACACCACGGTCAAGACCCGCTCCCCGCTGCGCTGCCGGGCTGCCTCGACCGTCTCGGGAGTCAGCGCGCCGGCGCCTTCCACAATGAGGTTCGCGTGGGGATCCACCGGTTGCCACGGGCCATAGGCACTGTTAAACCAATCCCA containing:
- a CDS encoding alpha/beta hydrolase family protein, whose translation is MRHTTRPSIAPAGDAIAYIVRDGDYPYAVQVALENGELGEERHVQLPVEGPVTRVLHSPDGKWIACEVSPKGSERLETFTVSTDPAVPGAQALRNTHDAKTTLVEWDGTYLAMDAVASDGVSEARLVDPENSRYVVMDRRSDAVLVSSEAGFCLMRVGPRGNRELLLVTPEGQWMPLLSPQPGANTEDGHILPLGENRIVVLVATDHNAERRRILRLVVEVDPQTGRPRCLEQEDLISGPESDVDEFVISEDLTTAAVLWNNDGVSSLEVLMLGEAQRVQVRRTVELPGMVAFGLSITDDGGLLALTVEGPNLPPTVEILQVDAGRVEPLDPDRSARLEERSRAGRLPTPELVHYVARDGLELSGWLYMPDPAPAVSNPEADNAATSQGEDNVVVTPDAARPVYVHLHGGPEGQSRPVNHDILSQLVSAGITVFTPNIRGSKGHGRAFSHADDRYGRFAAMDDVADTVTFLLDANLAHPGRVFVGGRSYGGYLAVLTASRYPDHFAGVIDACGMTSFETYYESTEPWLASAASPKYGYPMHDAELLMEISPLYKAEHITPPVLFIHGENDTNVPIDESQQLYEALRATGQTPEFLVVPGEGHQFVKPTSRTLIGDTMLEFIERVNSGVEV